From the Glutamicibacter halophytocola genome, the window TCCGGGATCATCGGCGAATTGGAAGATGTTGTTTCGCTGAACTTCGGAGAGCCCAGCAAAGCGTGGCTGCGGGAAAACTACTTCCACCGCATGGATCGCAGCTTCTTTCAATCATTGGAGTTCCTGGCCCGGCGGGCAAACGCTGGACAGCTGCGTACCGATCCGGAAGTCCTGGCCTTCATCCGCCGCCAGCCGCTGCGCCATCGACTGCGTACGGCGTTGCCATCGCCAGTGGTGAAGGTGCTGCTGAAAATGCGTCACGGCTACCGAAACTCACGCAACCACCGAGCCAGAAGCCTGTCATGATCAAATTGAACTTTACTAATGACTTCCTCTCTGGTCTTCATATTCAGGCTTAGTCATGATCAATTAGCCTTTTAGTGATGTACATAAACTATTGCGAGAGTCCGTGAGGGTCCTTCCCTCACGGACTCTTTGGGCATCTGCTGCGAACCCCGACCAGGTGGTAACTGCAAAGGTTGGGAATGTTCTGAACACATTAGGACTTAAGATCAATATGGGCCTAGTTTCAGGACTCGCGTTTGACGTGCCCGAATGCCCGAAGATTTGTACATTTCAATAAGGAGCTCATGTGTCGGCCAATCCGATCCGCGTTGCCATTGTTGGCGTAGGAAACTGCGCCACGTCCCTTGTCCAAGGTGTCGAGTACTACCGAAACGCGGACGCGGAGTCCACCGTTCCGGGACTCATGCACGTGCAATTCGGCCAGTACCACGTTGGAGACGTACAGTTCGTTGCCGCCTTTGACGTTGACGCGAAGAAGGTCGGCCTCGATCTTTCCGAAGCCATCCTGGCCAGCGAAAACAACACCATCAAAATCGCCGACGTGCCTGCTACCGGCGTGACGGTCCAGCGCGGCCATACCCTTGATGGGCTCGGCAAGTATTACCGCGAAACCATCGAAGAGTCCGACGCTGCACCTGTGGACATCGTCCAGTCCCTCAAGGACAACAAGGTCGACGTGCTGGTTTGCTACCTGCCAGTTGGCTCAGAGCAGGCCGCCAAGTTCTACGCCCAGTGCGCCATCGATGCAGGCGTGGCCTTTGTCAACGCGCTGCCAGTGTTCATTGCCGGCACTCCTGAATGGGCCAAGAAGTTCACCGACGCCGGCGTGCCCATCGTCGGCGATGACATCAAGAGCCAGATCGGTGCAACCATCACCCATCGCGTCATGGCCAAGTTGTTCGAGGACCGCGGCGTGGTGCTTGACCGCACCTACCAGCTGAACGTGGGCGGCAACATGGACTTCAAGAACATGCTCGAGCGCGATCGCCTGGAGTCAAAGAAGATTTCCAAGACCCAAGCCGTCACCTCGAACACCTCGGCAAAGCTGGACGCTGACGATGTCCACATCGGACCGAGCGACTTCGTTGCCTGGCTCGATGACCGCAAGTGGGCTTTCGTGCGCCTCGAGGGACGAAACTTCGGTGATGCACCGGTGAACCTGGAGTACAAGCTGGAAGTCTGGGATTCCCCGAACTCCGCGGGTGTCATCATCGATGCCGTGCGCGCTGCCAAGATCGCCCTTGATCGCGGCATCGGCGGGCCGATCTTGTCGGCTTCGAGCTACTTCATGAAGTCGCCGCCAGAGCAGTACGATGACGAAACTGCACGCAACAAGGTCGAAGCCTTCATCCGGGGCGACGTGGAACGCTAGGCCTTCCGCTCAAACGGTGCACGAGGATGGGCCAGGACCTTTGCCTGGCCCATTGTCGTACCTGGAACTGTTCCCAGACGCGGAGAAGCCCGCCGGCTTGCAGGCCGGCGGGCCTCTGGGCACTAATATGCGAGATCATAGTGGGTACCTCTTATTCAATGTGTGGGCAACGGTAATGGCGTTGTGCCCACCTAGCGAATACGAAGGTACATTTCTACAGGCACATGATTCTTGAGCTCGCGCTCTCGCATTCGGCGATTGAATTCCGTGCTGTCAACGTTTTTCAGCTTGCTGCTGTCTTGACGCTTTCTCATTTGCTTTCCCTCCCTTCATTCACCGTTGAAGGGGAGGGAAGATCCTGGCGCGTGGTAGAAACGGCGCGAGCTTTCAGGCTTTCTGGACCAGCGAAGATAAGTTCCGAGGTGCGAACTGCCCGTTGAGCGGACGAGGAGTACAAGGTGCTAGACATGAAAAAAGTTCCTAAGGTGAGAGTCGATTACTGACCTGCAACCTCAGGAACTGGGTGGGATTCACCGTAGTCTAGGAAACCACTGTTCCGGAGGTTGGAGAGACAAAGCCGTAATTGCCGGCAGGCATAAAGCCGCCGCCACGTCGCCATGTGCGATGAGTCGAAATATCCAGAGTGATATTCATCGTTTCTCCACCTCCTAAAATCTATTTGAAGCCAGTCGCGATCAGACGCGAGGCTTTGCTGATAAGTTTTATCGATCCGCAAGTCTCATTGAGACTTCCCAATCACAATATTCAGCTTACATGGATTACACCCGGTCCGCCACTAATTAAGTCAAAAAGTTTAAGAACTTTTTTTGAGGCGCAAAAATGCCTGGCACCGCGGCGGCACCAGGCATTGTTGCTGCACTTTCCACAGGCCAGCAATTACTCTTCGGTGATAGCTCCCTGCGCTTCGGGCTGCTTTTCCCACCAAGCACGAAGCTGCTCTACAGCCGCCTCTTCGCCCAGCGGGCCTTCATCCAAACGCAGCTCGAGCATGAACTTGTAGGCGCGGCCGACCACGGGGCCAGGCTTGATTCCCAGAATTGCCATGATCTGCTGGCCATCCAGATCCGGGCGGATGGATTTGAGTTCTTCCTGCTCCGCGATCTGGGCGATGCGCTCCTCGAGATCATCGTAGGCAAAGGCCAGGCGGTCAGCCTTCTTGCGGTTGCGCGTGGTGACATCCGAACGGGTCAAGCGATGAAGGTGCTCGAGCAGCTCTCCAGCATCGGTGACGTATCGGCGCACGGCCGAATCTGTCCACCCGGCGTCCCCGTAGCCGTAGAAGCGCATGTGCAGTTCGACCAGGCGAGCCACGGCCTTGGTGGTCTCCTTGTCAAAGCGCAAGGTCCGCATGCGCGCCTTGACCAATTTTGATCCGACCATGTCGTGGTGGCGGAAGGACACCGCGCCGCTGGGTTCAAACTTTCGGGTGGCAGGCTTGCCGATGTCGTGCATCAGGGCGGCAAAGCGCAGCACGAAGTCGGGTCCCGGAACCGGACCATCTTGATCGGTTTCCAAGGCGATGGCCTGCTCGAGCACGGTGAGCGAATGCTGGTACACATCCTTGTGCCGATGATGCTCGTCAATTTCCAGGCGCAGGGCGGAAACTTCCGGCAGCACCTTGTCGGCCAGCCCGGTGTCGACCAGCAGGTTGATGCCGGCTCGAGGATCCGCGCCATTGATCAGCTTGACCAGCTCATCACGCACCCGCTCCGCAGAAATAATGTCGATGCGATCGGTCATTTCGCTCATGGCCTTGCGCACGTCTGCGCTCACTTCGATTTTCAGCTGCGAAGCAAAACGGGCGGCGCGCATCATGCGCAATGGATCATCCGAGAAGGAAATGTCCGGAGCCCCCGGGGTGCGAATCGATTGGTCCTTCAAGGAAGAGACGCCATCAAAGGGGTCAACGAGCTCGAGGTCCGGCAGGCGAAGGGCCATGGAGTTCATGGTGAAGTCGCGGCGGAACAGGTCGTCGTGCAAGTTATCGCCGAAGGCGACAATCGGCTTTCGCGATTCCTTGTCATAGGCATCAGCCCGATAGGTAGTGACCTCTAGGGTATGCTCGCCCTTTTTCAGCGCGATGGTTCCGAACTCTCGTCCCACATCCCAGATGTTGTCGGCCCAACCGGAAATCACCTTGATGGTTTCCTCGGGGCGCGCGCTCGTGGTGAAGTCCAGATCCGGAGAAACCCGGCCCAAGTAGAGATCTCGAACCGGCCCGCCCACCAGGGACAACTCATGGCCTGCCGTGACGAAGCGGTCGGCCAAGTCGAAAATGACCGAAGGCAGGATTTGACGCAACGCGTCAGGTGAGGGAAGTGCATGCATAGTTACTTAAGCGTGCCAGAAATCTGGGCGAAATGCTTGAAAATGCACCGAATTCGCTTGCGAGATAACTTACTTGTCCACGTCGATAAAGCGAAGGTGGCCACTTTCTCGATAGAGTGGATTCATGAACCGACCGATCCCGTCTGCCCCAAAGCGCACTCCATTGACTGCGTCAATGGCTCGCGCACAGGCAACGGGCGGTCACACGAGCTTGCCAACAGTGGAAGAAGTCTCTTCCGGCGGCATCGTCATCGACTTCAAAGCCCCGCAGCTTCCGGTAGCGATTATCGCCCGGTACAACCGCGGCGGTCGCCTGGAATGGTGCCTACCCAAGGGGCACCCCGAGGGCGTGGAATCCAACGAGGAAGCGGCGATCCGCGAAATCGAGGAAGAAACCGGCATCGCCGGGAGAATCCTCGCGCCATTGGGTTCGGTCGACTACTGGTTCACCGTGACAAACTACCGGGTGCACAAAACCGTGCACCATTTCCTGCTGGAAGCTACCGGCGGGCATCTGACGATCGAGAATGATCCCGACCACGAAGCCGTCGATGTTGCCTGGGTTCCCCTGGATTCCCTCGGCAAGCGCCTGTCCTTCCCTAATGAGCGCCGGATCGCTGATCTGGCACGCGAGGTTCTAACAAAGCATGACTCAGGTTCCTAATTCATCTGCCGGCGCCGATCAGCAGCCTATGACCGGAGCCATGGACCTAGTCGCCGAACCTCCTGTGGAGCTGCATCACCAGCAAGGCAGGTCGCGCTCCAAGGTCTATGCCCTGATGGCCTCGGGCACCATGGTTTCGCGCCTGCTCGGTTTTGCCCGGACAGCGTTGCTGGCCATGGCCATCGGCTCGGTCACCTCGGTGGCCGACATCTTTGAAAAAGCCAACGTCATTCCGACGATCATCTACATGCTGCTGGCCGGTGGCGTGTTCAACGTCGTGCTGATTCCCCAGCTGATCAAGGCATCCAAGGCCAAGGACCGAGGCGCAGCGTACACCTCCAAGCTGATTTCACTGACCGTGGTGGTGATGGGCGTCCTGACCCTGCTGCTCACCCTGGGCGCCAGGCCGCTGATCACCGCGCTGACCAACAACTGGTCCGAACCGATGATCGTGCTCGGCACGGCCTTCGCGTACTGGTCGCTGCCGCAGATCTTCTTCTACGGGCTCTACGCAGTCCTTGGCCAGGTGCTCAACGCCAACGGCCGATTTGCCGCCTTCATGTGGGCGCCGGCCATCAACAACATCATCCAGCTCCTGGTCATCGGCGCTTTCATCCTCACCTTTGGCGCCTACACCTCGGGCGATCCGATGCAGGACTGGAGCTATCTGAAGACCGTGTGGCTCGCCGGCGGGGCGACCCTTGGCATCGTCATGCAGTCCCTGGTGCTGTTCTGGCCGCTGAAGAAGAGCGGGCTGAAGCTCACCCTCGACTTCGGCTGGCGTGGCATGGGCCTGCGCCACGTGGGCAAGCTGGCGATCTGGACGCTGGCCGCCATGGTCATCGGCAACCTCTCCTCGCTGCTGTACTCCAAGATCGTCTCCGGGGCGACCGCAGCGCGTGCCCAGTTGCCGGCCGAACAGGCGGCTTCGGTTGCTGGCGAGTATGCGCTGAACACATCCCAGCTGATCACGGTCTTGCCGCATTCCCTCTTCGCCCTGACCGTGGCCACGGTGCTGTTCAACGACTTCGCCCGGGCCTTCACCGAGAACCGCGTCTCCGATGTCGGCCAGCTGCTCAACCGGGGCATGCGCTCCACGGCCATCCCGATTGTCTTCTGCACCATCGTGTTCATTGTGCTCGCCGGCCCATTGGGGCGCCTCTTTGCCGGCTCCTCGGAAAACGCCGCCCAAGCCGCCGGTGCCCTGGGCCAGCTTTTGCTCCTGACCTCGCTGGGCCTGCCGTTCAAATCCCTGCAGTTCTTCATGCTGCGCGTGTTCTATGCCGAAGAAGATACCCGCACTCCAATGCTGATCCAGACCGCCACCGCGGCTCTCGGCTTGCTTCTTGCCTTCTCCGCCGCCGCACTGGTCGATCCGATGCATATTGCCGCGGCCATCGCTTTCATCTACGGCCTGACCAATGTGCTCGGCTGTATCGGCACCCATTATCTGGTTAAGCGCCGCTACGGCAGCTACGGTGTCACCTCGGTGATCGATACCTACGTCCGCGTGGGCTGGATGGCGACCATCGCTGGTGCGGTGGGTTCCCTGGTGCTGTGGATGCTGGGCGGATTCAGCTTCGGTTTCGCCTACAGCTCGCTGATTAACGCCATTATTTCGATCGTTCTGGTCGCCGGAACCATGGGCGTGGTCTACATCGGATTGCTGCACAAGACCAAGGTCCCAGAGCTCCAAGGCTTCCTCGGCCCGATCCTTCGCAGAATCCCCGGATTCAAGAGCTGAGAAACCTCTGAAACTTGCTAGTGATTCTGGGCAAATTGGCACCATTTAGGTTGCACCGACAGGTAACATGACTGGTGGTGGTCTCTGTACTGCCACCGAAGAACAATCAACCCTTGGAGATGCACGTGTCGCAGCCAATCGATGTCGGCTCTGTCCTCAGCGGCCGTTACCAGGTCACTGAGACTGTCCTTTCATCAGCTGAAGGTGATTTGGTACTCGGCGGCATTGACCAGGTCCTGAACAGATCCGTCAGCATCATGGTGGCTTCGACCGATAACTCCTCGCAGCTTGCGGCCAGCGCCCGCGAAATCGCCATGGGCGAGCGCGCCTCCAACGTCCAGGTCCTGGACCTTGGCATCACCGATGCCAACCAGACCTACCTCGTTGCCAACGTGGCACGATCCTCGGATTTGCTGGATCTGGTGCTGGAATCCGATGAGGCGCCCTATGTGGAGCCGTTCTTCACCGATACCCTCGGCACCGAGATCTTTGGCGAATCCCGCCAGTCCGTGCCTGAAACCTATGAGGACGACAGCCAGTACTACGAGCAGTTGCAGTACGACGACGAGCAGCCGGAGCATCAGCGCAGGCTCGGCACTGCCTTCTCCAGCGGCTTTGCTGGCCTGAAGCACCGCTTCGGCAAGAAGAACCAAGAGCAGCCCGCAGAGGAGCAGTTCGACCAGACTGCCCCGAACGAACAGGTAGCTGCCACCACCGCTACCCCGGTCACTCCCACCGAGCAGCCGGATACCGAAGGCCAGCCAGCGGTCACCCGTTTGGACGACGAAGACGACGAGCCAAATGTCACCGCCACTGCGGCTCTTGCCGCCGCTGCCCAGTCCAAGGGAGATGCGCCGGCCGCAGCCCGCCCTGAACAGCCTCAGGCCGAATCCGCCGAGAAGAAGCCAGAACAGGATCCGGCCGACGAAGATCGGAAGCCAGCCAAGAAGAAGGGTGGCGCAGCCATTGCCGGTGCGGCAGCAGCTGGCGCCGCGGCAGGAGCAGCAGCCAAGGCATCGACCTTCCCGGCAGCAGCCAAGAATGTACCTGCCCAAAGCGCAGCGGCTCCCGTCACCGATGAGGAAGAAGAGGAAAGCAGCTCGAAGGGCACCCGCCTGCTGGTTGGCGCCGTTCTGCTGATCGTCTTGATCCTTGCCGTCGTCTTCGCTTTCAACTTCCTCGGCGGAGACAAGAACACCACCGCAGACGGTCCGAGCGAAACGACGGAAGCCTCGCAGCCCTCGGAGACCGACAAGGCCGAGGAATCCACCGAGCCGACCCTGCCCAAGCCTGAAATTTCGGACGTTTCACGTCTGGTTCCCGGCAATCAGCAGTTGAATGCGGAAACCGATGGCACCCTGTCAAACATGATCGATGGCAACGCCTCCAGCTCGTACAACACCTACACGTACACCACCAGCAACTTCGGTGGCTTCGCATCGAACATGGTCTTCATCCTCGAGCTTGAAGACGAGTCAGCGATCTCCGAGGTGAACTTGGACGGCCTGAATGCCACCGGCGGCGACTACGAGATCCTGGTCGGCGATTCCGACGATCTGGGAGACGCCAAGTCCGTAGCCAAGGGCTCGTTCTCCGGCCCATCGGTTTCCGTAACCGTGAAAGACGGCGACAAGGACTCCATGGAAGGCTCCTACGTCTTCCTGAACGTCACCGACCTGCCACGCAAGGCTTCGGGCGGCAACGAGTCCCGCCCATACGGCCTGCAAATCGGCGAGTTCTCCGCCAAGTAACAGAAGCGGAATTTTTTAGCAAAGCCATACGTTGAGGTGGATAGTGAGGTAAAGCCTCGCTATCCACCTCGCACTATTAGGACGAAAGGGTTCTACCCCCGTGACATCAGCACAGAACGACGAAATCCGCGACGTAATCATCGTCGGCTCCGGCCCGTCGGGTTATACCGCTGCGATTTACACCGCGCGTGCGAACCTGAAACCACTGGTCATCGCAGGGTCAGTCACCGCCGGCGGCGAACTGATGAACACCACGGACGTGGAGAACTTCCCAGGCTTCCCCGAGGGAATCATGGGCCCGGACCTGATGGACAACATGCAGAAGCAGGCCGAGCGCTTTGGCGCCGAGATCCTCTTCGATGATGTCACCGCGATGGACCTCGCAGGCGAGATCAAGACCCTGTCCCTGGCCGACGGCACCATCTACCAGGCCCGCACCGTGATCATCTCCACCGGCTCCGCCTACCGCGAACTGGGCCTGGACGACGAGAAGCGCCTCTCCGGCCACGGTGTCTCCTGGTGCGCTACCTGCGACGGTTTCTTCTTCCGCGAGCAGAACATCGCCGTGATCGGCGGCGGTGACTCAGCCATGGAAGAAGCCCTGTTCCTGACCAAGTTCGCTGCCAAGGTCACCGTGGTGCACCGCCGCAGCGAGCTGCGCGCATCGAAGATCATGGCTGAGCGCGCCCTGGCGCACGAGAAGATCGACTTCGTGTGGGATTCCGAGGTCGTTGGCATCAACGGCGAGGACAAGGTTCAGAGCATCGAGCTGAACAACCTCGTCAACGGCGCCAAGAGCACCTTGGATGTCACCGGCATCTTCGTTGCCATTGGCAACGACCCACGTGTTGATCTGGTCAAGGATCAGCTCGAGCTGACTTCCGAGGGCACCATTGCCGTCGAAGGACGCACCTCGAAGACTTCGCTGCCAGGTGTATTTGCTGCCGGCGATGTTATCGATTCCACCTACCGCCAGGCAATTACCGCAGCTGCTTCCGGCTGCGCGGCTGCACAGGACGTGGAGCACTACCTGGCTAACGTCAACGAGACTGTAGCTACCATCTAATTAGTTTTCCCAGAAAGGGGTTCTCTCTTATGAGCAACGCAAAAGCAGTAACTGAAGCAACCTTCCAGAGCGAAGTTCTGGATGCCGAAAAGCCAGTCATCGTCGATTTCTGGGCAGAGTGGTGCGGCCCTTGCCGCCAGCTGGGTCCAGTTCTGGATCAGATCGCCGTGGAGCACGCGGCCAAGGTAGACGTCGTCAAGGTCAACGTTGACGAGAACCAGGGCATCGCGGCCAAGTACGGTATCACCAGCATCCCAGCTGTTTACGTCTTCAAGGGTGGCGAGCACGTTGCCACCTCGATCGGTGCCAAGCCAAAGGCTGTCATCGAGAAGGACTTCGCAGACTACCTGTAAGTCCTGCACAAGATCTGAGATAGGGACCGGCCGTCGGCCGGTCCCTTTTTCAGTGTCTGGAGGTTTCCTCATACCCTAGCTGGGGTCAGGCTTGATCTGACAGCAGTTCTGGACCGGATCTGACGAATATTTGATGAAATGAAAATTGATCCTATTGTTTTTCATGATTCTGGCAATATTTTCCTGCCACCGGCCGGCTCTACAGCGATTTTCCTTCCTGCACCTGACAGGTTGGTCTTCTCTCCCACGAAAATCATTCACAATTCTGTTCGGCACACGACACGACCAGCAGCGGAGACTTTCTAAGCCCCTTGCCGGAGAGTCTGGAACTTCAAGTTTGTGCAAACATCAAAACTTGGATCCACCGATGGAGAGGACACCGCCTGAGAAATGTTCCCTTCTACACTTTTTGTCCCCCAGGGATCAAAGGTCGCCAAGGGACTTTCCAGTCTTCGAGCACGCCACTTCTCGTGCGAGTCCACAAGTTAACGCTGTCGGTAGAATGCTGGTCGCTAATGGTGGCCGAAAAGTGAACCTTCCAGGATAGGAATGTTATCTCTTGCGAAGATCGATCCCTGCGACGCAGGCTCGTAGTGGAGGGGTATCCCAAGGCATGTATCGCAAGCGGCCTCGACCTCTACACACCGTTGTCACCAAGCCCGCAGTCTTGGCCAGACTCTCTAGTGGCAAACGAAACCGATCAAGACTACGTTCGACGTGTACACCCCACGAGTGCGGGAGCTGCAAAAGGTGCATCATTTTCTCCAGCGACGACGATCGCTGGAAAGATCCGCTTGCCCGGGCCGGAGCGATATTTTCGGGAGCAGGTATCCACGACCTGCCTGAGCAGCGGACTGTCGAACCAAGCCGACAGATAATCCCCAGATGCGATACCGATGGCCTACTGATCCGCATCTGGAACCCTCGCCACCACGTGAATCTTGTTTCAAACCAGTCGAATCCAGATAACGGGCCTGGCGCCGGCATGGACATCTGCCACGCCAAGGACCTGGAGCAGTTCAGGTGTCCTCTGGGCGCCCGTTTGGAACGGTAGCCTCACCACGACCGCGCCTGTCCCAGGGCATCTAGGATCGATGCAATGGGCACTACGCAGCCTCACTCATTCCATGATCCTGTTTCACCACGCTTGGTGGCTTCAATGAGCAGTTCTGTAATTGGACGACAACAGCCAACGCCCGTACCATGCGTTCTTGCCGGCCATCCCATTGGATCTGATTGGCGCTGTTCATGTCGCCGTCGCCGTTATCCGGTGTGAGCACGCAACGCTGACCTTGACGAGCGATGTATCTGTCTCGGGGTGTGGTGCCGTGTTCATCGATGGCCGTGATCCTGCGGCATTGATTGACGGGATGCTTCACCTTGGCCAAGTCGTGGCCGCGCGTGGTCGATTCTGACGGCTGAAAGGCAACATGCTGATGCTTTTCTACCGGTAGCAGCGAAGCTAGGACGGAACCAGACCGCCAAGTCCAGTTCATTTTTCGACCGCCGTTGCCGTTCAGTTCCAAGCTGCCTTCTCCGCAACGTTCAGATCACACTTTGCCCCATGCCTATTGCGAACTCGGAAACGAGATAACTGCTTCGTGGTGCATTTTGACGTTCCTACTATCGCTTCTTCAAAGGCAGCTGTTCTAAAGTCCGGTGTATCAAAGTTTCCGTTTTTACCGCTCCCCCTGCCCCACGTTTGGTACCCCCGGCATTCTCCAGTAGCCAACCTGGATCGAGAGATGGAACCGCCCTAGCCACAGTCCGTCGTTCAGTTCAGCAACTCCAGTCCCGAAATCGGTTATCCCCTCGATCACCGTGTCTTCAACACTGCCTTTCGATTTTGTCTCGTCTGCCGAAGCGGGATCGCTTACAGGTTTGAGTCGTCTGGGAACCTCTTCAGGTCGTTCTGATCCGCGCATCAATACCAACTCGTCGATGGTGGACTGGCCGGAGGGTGTCGACCAGAATCTTTGCTAGACCTGGTTCCGGACAAGGCTCGTAAACCTGTACTGTTTCGATTTCCTGGTGCCGCATCTCCGGGGAATGTCGCAAAAGCCGATGGCCGCAGGTCCGCACCGATCGATGCTCGCGAGTGATCTAAAGCTTGCCCAGAGGGACAAACGCAATGATCGGCTCCTCCCCTGATGAAATCGTTCTCCCGTGTACGCAAGGCACCGAATCTAGCTCAATACGGACCTTGCCCGGATTGCTGCAAGATCGCCTGCGCTCATCCGTGACCAAAACCCTCCAAGTTCTTCCAGCTGCATCAGCGAGCAGGGTTTCTGTATTAGTAGCTCTGGTTAAGGCAGTGCAGGCAGGTCTTGCAGATGCGCGCTAGACCCGAGGCTGGTTCATATCCTGCTCACACCATCGTTGATCCTCCTGTCAGCCACACGCGGTCGGCACACCGAGGTACGCGGGCACTAAGAGGCCTTGTATCCCTCCCTGCGTCCCTAAAGAGTCTCGTCGGGCACTCTGGGTGGATCATTGACGCTGCACAGCCCCTGAGGGTTTGCAGTAGCCCGAGATGGATTCTCACCCCAATCCCCGCCCCTGCTCTGATGAGGCCGTCGGGGCCCAGCGAGCACCTTTTGTCCTCTGCCGTTCTCGTGGGTCTGTTGTCTCTTAGATGGGCACCTGTCAGGTTCATGGAAGCAGAATCAAATACACGCAGCCCTAGGAAATCGAAGCCAAGTTCTTGAAATGATACTTGGAACAATTAGGGGTCAACGAGGAAAGCATGAGTGGATTGGCTTCGTCTAAAAGTCCTGATTATCTATCATCGTTGGTTCCAGCACAGCCATGAGCCCCTTCGTGGGGATTCCCATCAGCGCCCAAAGTACCAGGATCCGTTGGCATCGATACGATGCAATTCCGGAGAACCTTCATCCCTGCATGCAGTCGTCGGGGTGCTCGGATCTGTTGCATTCGAAGTCCTGTCCTGCCAGATACTAAATTGAGACTAGACCCAGTCGATATGGTGCACCACTTGTCCTAAGCGATATCAAATCATCATCGATTATCACGACTCATCGAGATCTACCGTTTCTTATCTATCGATGGTCACCTAGCACGCCAAGTCCGCCATGTTTCACGTGAAACGGTGACCTGCTGATGACTGAACTTTATTGGCATCGCCCAGGAGAATTGATGTTTCACGTGAAACGGGAACACCTTCAGATCTCCAAGGAGAACCCTTCGAGTTCCCGTCGGTTCATCAAACGGTGTTCTGTTTGCATTGAACTCAACTATGAATTCTCGTCACGGGGCTTCCAAAAATCCTGGTGCTGATTTCATCTGTCGTCCAGGACTTATCAGATTGATGGCAAAGAACTACGAATCTGCGATTGCGGTCTATCTGGGGAACTATTCGGAGATCAAAACAGAGCTGCATGAGCTGCGGCATTCACGGTTGCTTCTGTGGCGTTTCTGCAACTGGCCATCGGTCCAAGGATCGTGAACCTTTTGAAACAGTTTGCAAGCAGTTTTCAAAATTAACCACTAGCAAGACCCCCTTCCTGCCACTCCCCCGGCTCTAAGTCAGGTTCGCAATACGCTGGCTACGAATTCCATCGACAACCGGCGCTCGGCATTGGGTATCAATATAACTCTCGAATGTGAATCTGCTCCTCGATCCCGGTCCTATGTCCAACTGCCTTAGCGAAAAGGATCTGCAGGAAATTAACTTTATACGTCCCTCGCCT encodes:
- a CDS encoding inositol-3-phosphate synthase, with protein sequence MSANPIRVAIVGVGNCATSLVQGVEYYRNADAESTVPGLMHVQFGQYHVGDVQFVAAFDVDAKKVGLDLSEAILASENNTIKIADVPATGVTVQRGHTLDGLGKYYRETIEESDAAPVDIVQSLKDNKVDVLVCYLPVGSEQAAKFYAQCAIDAGVAFVNALPVFIAGTPEWAKKFTDAGVPIVGDDIKSQIGATITHRVMAKLFEDRGVVLDRTYQLNVGGNMDFKNMLERDRLESKKISKTQAVTSNTSAKLDADDVHIGPSDFVAWLDDRKWAFVRLEGRNFGDAPVNLEYKLEVWDSPNSAGVIIDAVRAAKIALDRGIGGPILSASSYFMKSPPEQYDDETARNKVEAFIRGDVER
- a CDS encoding CCA tRNA nucleotidyltransferase; amino-acid sequence: MHALPSPDALRQILPSVIFDLADRFVTAGHELSLVGGPVRDLYLGRVSPDLDFTTSARPEETIKVISGWADNIWDVGREFGTIALKKGEHTLEVTTYRADAYDKESRKPIVAFGDNLHDDLFRRDFTMNSMALRLPDLELVDPFDGVSSLKDQSIRTPGAPDISFSDDPLRMMRAARFASQLKIEVSADVRKAMSEMTDRIDIISAERVRDELVKLINGADPRAGINLLVDTGLADKVLPEVSALRLEIDEHHRHKDVYQHSLTVLEQAIALETDQDGPVPGPDFVLRFAALMHDIGKPATRKFEPSGAVSFRHHDMVGSKLVKARMRTLRFDKETTKAVARLVELHMRFYGYGDAGWTDSAVRRYVTDAGELLEHLHRLTRSDVTTRNRKKADRLAFAYDDLEERIAQIAEQEELKSIRPDLDGQQIMAILGIKPGPVVGRAYKFMLELRLDEGPLGEEAAVEQLRAWWEKQPEAQGAITEE
- a CDS encoding NUDIX domain-containing protein, whose amino-acid sequence is MNRPIPSAPKRTPLTASMARAQATGGHTSLPTVEEVSSGGIVIDFKAPQLPVAIIARYNRGGRLEWCLPKGHPEGVESNEEAAIREIEEETGIAGRILAPLGSVDYWFTVTNYRVHKTVHHFLLEATGGHLTIENDPDHEAVDVAWVPLDSLGKRLSFPNERRIADLAREVLTKHDSGS
- the murJ gene encoding murein biosynthesis integral membrane protein MurJ, with the translated sequence MTQVPNSSAGADQQPMTGAMDLVAEPPVELHHQQGRSRSKVYALMASGTMVSRLLGFARTALLAMAIGSVTSVADIFEKANVIPTIIYMLLAGGVFNVVLIPQLIKASKAKDRGAAYTSKLISLTVVVMGVLTLLLTLGARPLITALTNNWSEPMIVLGTAFAYWSLPQIFFYGLYAVLGQVLNANGRFAAFMWAPAINNIIQLLVIGAFILTFGAYTSGDPMQDWSYLKTVWLAGGATLGIVMQSLVLFWPLKKSGLKLTLDFGWRGMGLRHVGKLAIWTLAAMVIGNLSSLLYSKIVSGATAARAQLPAEQAASVAGEYALNTSQLITVLPHSLFALTVATVLFNDFARAFTENRVSDVGQLLNRGMRSTAIPIVFCTIVFIVLAGPLGRLFAGSSENAAQAAGALGQLLLLTSLGLPFKSLQFFMLRVFYAEEDTRTPMLIQTATAALGLLLAFSAAALVDPMHIAAAIAFIYGLTNVLGCIGTHYLVKRRYGSYGVTSVIDTYVRVGWMATIAGAVGSLVLWMLGGFSFGFAYSSLINAIISIVLVAGTMGVVYIGLLHKTKVPELQGFLGPILRRIPGFKS
- the trxB gene encoding thioredoxin-disulfide reductase, with product MTSAQNDEIRDVIIVGSGPSGYTAAIYTARANLKPLVIAGSVTAGGELMNTTDVENFPGFPEGIMGPDLMDNMQKQAERFGAEILFDDVTAMDLAGEIKTLSLADGTIYQARTVIISTGSAYRELGLDDEKRLSGHGVSWCATCDGFFFREQNIAVIGGGDSAMEEALFLTKFAAKVTVVHRRSELRASKIMAERALAHEKIDFVWDSEVVGINGEDKVQSIELNNLVNGAKSTLDVTGIFVAIGNDPRVDLVKDQLELTSEGTIAVEGRTSKTSLPGVFAAGDVIDSTYRQAITAAASGCAAAQDVEHYLANVNETVATI
- the trxA gene encoding thioredoxin codes for the protein MSNAKAVTEATFQSEVLDAEKPVIVDFWAEWCGPCRQLGPVLDQIAVEHAAKVDVVKVNVDENQGIAAKYGITSIPAVYVFKGGEHVATSIGAKPKAVIEKDFADYL